One window of the Leptotrichia massiliensis genome contains the following:
- a CDS encoding YbaN family protein: MKIIYIIIGLIATGLGFIGAFLPGLPTVPFLLLASFCFAKGSRRFDRWFKSTKLYKNHLEDFQKNRSMSLKAKIGILLFSSGMMLFPIIKFNNPYVRGTFVLLEVFKYYYFIFKIKTMK, translated from the coding sequence ATGAAAATAATATATATAATTATAGGATTAATTGCAACAGGATTAGGATTTATAGGAGCTTTTTTGCCAGGATTGCCTACAGTGCCATTTTTATTGTTAGCTAGCTTCTGCTTTGCAAAAGGCTCAAGGCGATTTGACAGATGGTTCAAATCAACAAAGCTGTATAAAAACCATCTGGAAGACTTTCAAAAAAACAGAAGTATGAGTTTAAAGGCCAAAATAGGAATATTACTTTTTTCAAGCGGAATGATGCTATTTCCAATAATTAAATTTAATAATCCTTATGTAAGAGGTACATTTGTTTTGCTGGAAGTTTTTAAATATTACTATTTTATTTTTAAAATAAAAACAATGAAATAA
- a CDS encoding flavodoxin family protein has translation MSSLVVFSTSTGNTRKIADAIFSALKDSDKKIVDVNEINTVNMNEFEKIIIGGWIDKGEIDEKSKEFLTNLKNKKLGLFLTMGGNPETDRAKKCVQKVRELLEKNGNIVEKIFVCQGAIDPNLINKFREMTKQGIAGPFAVTPEREARWAEAAKHPDEKDIENAKRIFEGL, from the coding sequence ATGTCAAGTCTAGTAGTCTTTTCCACATCAACAGGAAACACAAGAAAAATAGCTGATGCCATTTTTTCAGCCTTAAAGGATTCAGATAAAAAAATAGTGGATGTAAACGAAATAAACACTGTAAATATGAATGAATTTGAGAAAATTATTATTGGTGGCTGGATTGACAAAGGCGAGATTGATGAAAAATCCAAAGAGTTTTTGACTAATCTAAAAAATAAAAAACTTGGACTTTTTCTAACAATGGGCGGAAATCCCGAAACAGACAGAGCCAAAAAATGCGTACAAAAGGTTAGAGAATTGCTGGAAAAAAATGGAAACATTGTAGAAAAAATATTTGTATGTCAAGGGGCGATTGATCCCAATTTAATAAATAAATTTCGAGAAATGACAAAACAAGGTATAGCAGGGCCTTTTGCAGTTACTCCAGAAAGAGAAGCCAGATGGGCAGAAGCGGCAAAACATCCAGACGAAAAGGATATTGAAAATGCTAAGAGAATATTTGAAGGATTGTAG
- a CDS encoding coproporphyrinogen-III oxidase family protein translates to MQKGKISEPNLEEQGIFPKRFKSHNDSAGIVSDYFRKNKKFGTEAELLERMQKPAENELGTIYVHTPYCDKICSFCNLNRKQIDNDLEDYTNFLVSEFEKYGKTPYMKSKKINVIFFGGGTPTIYKEHQLERILKAINDNFTLTDDCEFTFETTLHNLNPKKIKILEKGGVNRLSVGIQTFSDRGRNILNRTFSKEETVKRLRNLKESFSGMVCTDIIYNYPDETVEEVLEDARIVKELKIDSTSFYSLMIYEGSQMSKDIRNNTLELNYELEKDFELHDAFLKSMLESGEYEVMEHTKIVRKGRDEYRYIRNTHQGKDILPIGVGAGGKIDNFEIFRLSQDKAFYAISSDENEMKMKRISGLLQYPKVYFDKLKEYVSDEMFNEIYKIFENFEKKGYLKIHETHTELMPEGIFWGNNISATILKKCLGGAKDVKSSSLFHINRKHKKNS, encoded by the coding sequence ATGCAAAAAGGTAAAATTTCAGAGCCAAATTTGGAGGAACAGGGAATTTTCCCAAAAAGATTTAAGTCACATAATGATTCGGCGGGAATTGTATCGGATTATTTCAGGAAAAATAAGAAATTTGGAACAGAAGCAGAACTGCTGGAAAGAATGCAGAAACCTGCGGAAAATGAACTTGGAACAATTTATGTCCATACTCCATACTGCGATAAAATCTGTTCATTTTGCAATTTGAACCGAAAGCAGATTGATAATGATTTGGAAGATTACACAAATTTTCTTGTTTCAGAATTTGAAAAATACGGAAAAACACCTTATATGAAAAGCAAAAAAATAAATGTAATTTTCTTTGGCGGTGGAACGCCGACTATTTATAAGGAACATCAGCTGGAACGAATTTTAAAGGCTATAAATGATAACTTTACGTTAACAGACGACTGTGAATTTACATTTGAAACAACATTGCATAACTTGAATCCAAAGAAAATAAAAATTCTGGAAAAAGGCGGAGTAAATCGGCTAAGTGTTGGAATTCAAACTTTTTCTGATAGAGGAAGGAATATTCTGAACAGGACTTTTTCAAAGGAGGAAACGGTAAAAAGATTGAGAAATCTTAAAGAGAGTTTTAGTGGAATGGTTTGTACTGATATAATTTACAATTATCCCGATGAAACAGTTGAGGAAGTGCTGGAAGATGCGAGAATCGTGAAGGAGCTCAAAATTGACAGCACAAGTTTTTATTCGCTTATGATTTACGAAGGCTCTCAAATGTCTAAGGATATACGAAATAACACGCTGGAGCTGAATTATGAACTGGAAAAAGACTTTGAACTGCATGACGCTTTTCTTAAAAGCATGCTTGAAAGCGGAGAATATGAAGTGATGGAGCATACAAAAATTGTCAGAAAAGGAAGGGATGAGTATAGATATATAAGAAATACACATCAAGGGAAGGATATTCTGCCGATTGGAGTAGGTGCAGGCGGGAAAATTGATAATTTTGAAATTTTTAGATTAAGTCAGGACAAGGCATTTTATGCGATTTCTTCAGATGAAAATGAAATGAAGATGAAACGAATAAGTGGACTTTTACAGTATCCGAAAGTTTATTTTGACAAATTAAAAGAATATGTTTCCGATGAAATGTTTAATGAAATTTATAAGATTTTTGAAAATTTTGAAAAAAAAGGATACTTGAAAATTCATGAAACTCACACAGAGCTCATGCCAGAAGGAATTTTCTGGGGAAACAACATAAGTGCAACAATATTAAAAAAATGTTTAGGAGGTGCAAAGGATGTCAAGTCTAGTAGTCTTTTCCACATCAACAGGAAACACAAGAAAAATAGCTGA
- a CDS encoding DUF2470 domain-containing protein, with protein sequence MDISIERILDHMNNDHGDVLPLYVRHFCKREDVKEAKLIDVNEEGMTLLVNGNERVRIKFTKKIDFKGIHLEMIKMAKIARKALNVPGPEHYKDKGHQEEEKMKMEISDFIGNFKSVIIGTVSEEGEPNASYAPFFKYHGDSYMYINQTEVYFENFKKNGKASLLFIQDEGQAMVPSMRQRVTYNVEIQFLEKNDYYNEILDKFQKNDFSIQMTRNVPVFHLVRAKLVSGRYVKGPRQAFDITKDRRVVEVMLGASENN encoded by the coding sequence ATGGATATAAGCATAGAAAGAATTTTGGATCACATGAACAATGATCATGGGGATGTTTTGCCTTTGTATGTAAGGCATTTTTGCAAGAGAGAAGATGTGAAGGAAGCAAAGTTGATTGATGTGAATGAAGAGGGGATGACTTTGCTTGTGAACGGCAATGAGAGAGTTCGGATTAAATTTACGAAAAAAATTGATTTTAAAGGAATCCATCTGGAAATGATAAAGATGGCAAAAATTGCGAGAAAAGCTTTGAATGTGCCTGGACCCGAACATTACAAGGACAAGGGGCACCAGGAAGAGGAAAAAATGAAAATGGAAATAAGTGATTTTATTGGAAACTTTAAATCGGTTATAATTGGAACTGTATCAGAAGAAGGAGAGCCGAATGCAAGTTATGCACCATTTTTTAAGTATCATGGGGACAGTTATATGTATATTAATCAAACAGAAGTCTATTTTGAAAATTTTAAGAAAAATGGGAAAGCAAGTTTGCTGTTTATTCAGGATGAAGGACAGGCAATGGTTCCATCAATGAGACAAAGAGTTACATACAATGTAGAAATTCAGTTTTTAGAAAAAAATGATTACTATAACGAAATTTTGGACAAATTTCAGAAAAATGACTTTTCAATACAAATGACTAGAAATGTGCCAGTTTTTCACTTGGTAAGGGCAAAATTGGTAAGCGGAAGATATGTGAAAGGACCTAGACAGGCTTTTGACATTACAAAGGATAGAAGAGTTGTGGAAGTTATGTTGGGAGCGTCTGAAAACAACTGA
- a CDS encoding ABC transporter substrate-binding protein, with product MKKIIRNSFYLALLIISMFIISCAKKNDENAKKGENKKYNRIVVLDPATVEMIYMLGAEDKIVGVANLERSKVWPEEKVAKLESVGTFIKPSLERIITLKPDLVITSALTDDNLNNGLKSNNIEAKRIQANSIEEIFTNFMEVAKMLGKENEANKIIAEKRVKLEEIKKMATINKKGLFVMSASPLMVFGNDNLPNDIMKLLNIKNIAENQKGRNPIVTPEFIIKENPDMIITLLPNPSQIVATNPQLKNVNAIKNSKFIVVNSSQILRGSPRTIDQIEEIAKAVTK from the coding sequence ATGAAAAAAATAATAAGAAATTCTTTTTATTTGGCATTGCTGATTATTTCAATGTTTATAATTTCTTGTGCAAAGAAAAATGATGAAAATGCTAAAAAGGGGGAAAATAAAAAATATAATAGGATTGTTGTGCTGGATCCTGCGACTGTTGAAATGATTTATATGCTTGGAGCAGAAGATAAAATCGTGGGAGTTGCTAATTTGGAGCGTTCAAAGGTATGGCCTGAAGAAAAGGTCGCAAAACTTGAGAGTGTGGGAACTTTTATAAAGCCGTCGCTTGAAAGAATAATTACCTTAAAGCCTGATTTGGTTATAACGTCAGCTCTTACAGATGACAACCTTAATAATGGGCTTAAATCAAATAACATTGAAGCAAAAAGAATTCAGGCAAATTCGATAGAAGAAATATTTACCAATTTTATGGAAGTAGCAAAAATGCTGGGGAAAGAAAATGAAGCAAATAAAATAATTGCTGAAAAAAGAGTAAAGCTGGAAGAAATTAAAAAGATGGCAACGATCAATAAAAAAGGGCTGTTTGTTATGTCAGCTTCACCGCTTATGGTATTTGGAAACGATAATTTACCAAATGATATAATGAAATTGTTGAATATTAAGAATATCGCAGAAAATCAGAAGGGGAGAAATCCAATTGTAACGCCTGAATTTATAATAAAGGAAAATCCAGACATGATAATTACATTATTACCAAATCCATCTCAAATTGTGGCTACAAATCCACAGTTAAAAAATGTGAATGCAATAAAAAACAGCAAATTTATTGTTGTAAATTCATCACAAATTTTAAGAGGTTCGCCAAGAACTATTGATCAGATTGAAGAAATTGCAAAAGCAGTTACAAAGTAA
- a CDS encoding ABC transporter ATP-binding protein, translating into MSSGNNNSEISIKNVSFSYDNSQKKIIDGLNINIKKGEFVGILGANGSGKSTLLKMILKYFPIETGNIEISDKNISLYSSKEMAKIISFVPQKSALNMPISVIEMIYMGRTPHIKNKWIGFDKEDERKVNEILEKLRLEKFRDRSIFSLSGGEFQRVLLARALVQETRIILLDEPTSALDMNYALEIMKLTSDFVKEKKITAVMVLHDLNLASMYCDNVMFLKDGKIAYSGSPKELYKKEIFSEIYGFECEIVENSGFLYVIPKKI; encoded by the coding sequence ATGAGTAGTGGAAATAATAATTCAGAAATTTCGATAAAAAATGTAAGTTTTAGCTATGATAATTCCCAAAAAAAGATAATTGATGGATTAAATATAAATATAAAAAAAGGTGAATTTGTTGGGATTCTTGGTGCAAATGGGAGTGGGAAATCGACACTTTTGAAAATGATTTTGAAATATTTTCCGATAGAAACTGGGAATATTGAGATTTCTGATAAAAATATCAGTTTGTATAGTTCTAAGGAAATGGCAAAAATAATAAGTTTTGTTCCTCAAAAGTCGGCTTTGAATATGCCGATAAGTGTAATCGAAATGATTTATATGGGACGTACGCCACATATTAAGAATAAGTGGATTGGTTTTGATAAGGAAGATGAGCGGAAGGTAAATGAGATTTTGGAAAAGTTGCGACTTGAAAAATTTAGGGACAGATCGATTTTTTCACTTTCGGGTGGAGAATTTCAGCGTGTTCTGCTGGCAAGGGCATTGGTGCAGGAAACGAGGATTATTTTACTGGATGAGCCGACTTCTGCATTGGATATGAATTATGCTCTTGAAATTATGAAGCTTACATCGGATTTTGTGAAGGAGAAAAAGATTACAGCTGTTATGGTTTTACATGATTTGAATCTGGCTTCAATGTATTGTGATAATGTGATGTTTTTAAAAGATGGAAAAATTGCATATTCAGGGAGTCCAAAGGAGCTTTACAAAAAGGAGATTTTTTCTGAAATTTATGGATTTGAATGTGAAATTGTGGAAAATAGCGGATTTTTGTATGTAATACCTAAAAAAATTTAA
- a CDS encoding FecCD family ABC transporter permease, with protein MWKMYSGITIFIIIVAFLSLKIGTVNISAKDIFRSFLGGKMRDESIKSIIFNVRLPRIIMAVLIGMLLASSGAVVQSVFQNPLADPYIIGISASATLGAVIAYVLNFPDVMYGICGFIVSVIVALIIFRISRSRTRTDVAVLLIVGIAISSFLGAFTSFSMYLIGQDSFRIVTWMMGYMGSASWLKIGVLMIPLVVSVVYFYLKRYEMDLLMSGDEEAHSLGVNVDGLKKNLLIVSALIVGFSVAFTGMIGFVGLIAPHTVRLILKSGSNTRLLPLATLGGGLFLLICDTIGRTILAPTEIPIGVVTSFFGAPFFLYLAIRRKKGG; from the coding sequence ATGTGGAAAATGTATTCTGGAATAACAATTTTTATAATTATAGTGGCATTTTTGTCTTTGAAAATAGGAACTGTGAATATTTCGGCAAAAGATATATTTAGAAGTTTTTTAGGCGGGAAAATGAGGGATGAATCTATAAAATCGATAATATTTAATGTGAGGTTGCCGAGAATTATTATGGCGGTGCTGATAGGAATGTTGCTGGCTAGTTCAGGGGCGGTTGTGCAGTCGGTTTTTCAGAATCCGTTGGCGGATCCTTATATAATTGGTATTTCGGCTAGTGCTACGCTTGGAGCGGTTATTGCGTATGTCCTTAATTTTCCTGATGTTATGTATGGAATTTGTGGATTTATTGTATCGGTTATCGTGGCGTTGATAATTTTTAGGATTTCGAGAAGCAGGACTAGGACGGATGTGGCTGTACTTTTAATTGTTGGGATTGCGATTTCGTCTTTTTTAGGGGCATTTACGTCGTTCAGTATGTATCTGATTGGGCAGGATTCCTTTAGAATAGTAACGTGGATGATGGGATATATGGGAAGTGCTTCTTGGTTGAAAATTGGAGTTCTTATGATACCGCTTGTAGTTTCTGTCGTTTATTTTTATTTAAAAAGATATGAGATGGATTTGCTGATGAGTGGGGATGAAGAGGCACATTCGCTTGGAGTGAACGTTGATGGGCTGAAAAAAAATTTATTGATTGTTTCGGCACTGATTGTCGGATTTTCTGTGGCATTTACTGGAATGATAGGATTTGTTGGGCTTATTGCACCGCATACGGTAAGGCTTATACTAAAAAGTGGAAGTAATACTAGGCTGCTTCCTTTAGCAACATTGGGTGGAGGACTGTTTTTGCTGATTTGTGATACGATTGGACGTACAATTTTAGCACCAACAGAAATTCCGATAGGAGTGGTAACTTCATTTTTTGGAGCACCATTTTTTCTATATTTGGCGATAAGAAGGAAAAAAGGTGGATAG
- a CDS encoding TonB-dependent receptor yields MLKKLAILSLIVVGMMAFGDDNDTFNVKLEESVVTVTGFDDVQSNQIKNTTIVTAQDIHDKGYNTIEEILKRTPGINFVNNEFGYIVDVRGQGVQGAAKNVKVLVDGSPLNILDMSHAILPLNSVSVEDIQKIEIINGGGTVLYGGGTAGGVINIITKKGQEEAVKNKVYYQNSSFDTNKFGFGTSIKFADNFLLDLEYENINGNGYRRGDKRDGENLRGGFTYNISDNQTLRFKATRYKEESKESNGITKAQLNKDRKQAGTTLTESDLDRTEYSLNYEIKPTDNLTFSLLGYNQKTIRNYDQKAPMDRGTTYKIDGFFKDKKNGIDLKGKYNYNLGEVIFGYGYIKNNSSRSAVHDLYMGSRKLATISDTDINLQKNTHSIFLQDRHLFTSKLDGILGYRYEHADYSIYRNDRINIIDIKSKKNNSAYEAGLNFKYSDTGNIYAKYERGYRSPSPTEMVDKSSRYGYVLNNLKSEKYDTYEIGIKDMIGPSFVSLTGFYTKKNDEILINMVGHGVSWTYKNLQETERKGVELFAEQYFGSFRVNESVSYVDAKISKGTDKNKKIPYVSKTKATLGANYEILKGLNLTADLNYFSNSVDDNYEKIKGYSTTDLGVNYAHRTGLGVQAGVKNVFDKKYYKYKNGNSYIPEAERTYYVGVSYNF; encoded by the coding sequence ATGTTAAAAAAATTAGCAATTTTAAGTCTTATTGTAGTTGGAATGATGGCATTTGGAGATGATAATGACACATTTAATGTAAAATTGGAAGAATCGGTAGTAACAGTCACGGGATTTGATGATGTGCAGAGCAATCAAATTAAGAATACTACAATTGTAACGGCTCAAGATATACACGATAAAGGGTATAACACTATAGAAGAGATATTGAAACGTACACCAGGTATAAATTTTGTTAATAATGAGTTTGGATATATTGTGGATGTAAGAGGGCAAGGAGTTCAAGGAGCTGCTAAAAATGTAAAAGTTCTTGTGGATGGTTCGCCTTTAAACATACTTGATATGTCACATGCGATTCTACCTCTAAATTCGGTTTCAGTGGAAGATATTCAGAAAATAGAAATTATTAACGGTGGAGGAACTGTGCTTTATGGCGGAGGAACTGCTGGTGGAGTAATTAACATCATTACAAAAAAAGGACAGGAAGAAGCTGTAAAAAATAAAGTTTATTATCAAAACAGTTCATTCGATACAAATAAATTTGGATTTGGGACAAGCATAAAATTTGCGGATAATTTCTTGTTAGATTTAGAATACGAAAATATTAATGGAAATGGGTATAGACGTGGAGATAAAAGAGATGGCGAAAATCTAAGAGGTGGATTTACATATAATATAAGTGATAATCAGACATTAAGATTTAAAGCCACAAGATACAAGGAAGAATCAAAAGAATCTAACGGCATAACTAAAGCCCAATTAAATAAAGATAGAAAACAGGCAGGAACAACTTTGACAGAATCTGATTTAGATAGAACAGAATATAGCTTAAACTATGAAATCAAACCTACCGATAATTTGACTTTCTCGTTATTAGGATATAATCAAAAAACAATTAGAAACTATGACCAAAAAGCACCTATGGATAGAGGAACAACTTATAAAATAGATGGATTTTTTAAAGACAAAAAAAATGGAATTGATTTAAAAGGAAAATACAACTATAACTTAGGAGAAGTAATTTTTGGATATGGATATATAAAAAATAACTCAAGTAGAAGTGCTGTTCACGATTTGTATATGGGAAGTAGAAAATTAGCTACAATATCAGATACAGATATTAATTTACAAAAAAATACACATTCAATATTTTTGCAAGATAGACATTTATTCACAAGCAAATTGGATGGTATATTAGGTTATAGATACGAGCATGCAGATTATTCTATTTATAGAAATGATAGAATAAATATTATAGATATAAAATCTAAAAAGAACAACAGTGCTTACGAAGCAGGATTAAACTTTAAATATTCTGACACAGGAAATATTTATGCAAAATATGAAAGAGGCTACAGATCACCAAGTCCAACAGAAATGGTAGATAAATCATCAAGATATGGATATGTATTAAATAATTTAAAATCTGAAAAATATGATACTTATGAAATCGGTATTAAAGATATGATTGGACCATCGTTTGTGAGCCTGACAGGATTTTACACTAAGAAAAATGATGAAATTCTTATAAATATGGTGGGACATGGAGTAAGTTGGACATATAAAAACTTGCAGGAAACAGAAAGAAAAGGAGTAGAGTTGTTTGCAGAACAATATTTTGGATCATTTAGAGTAAATGAATCAGTTTCTTATGTGGATGCTAAAATTAGCAAAGGTACAGACAAAAATAAAAAAATTCCTTATGTATCAAAAACAAAAGCAACTTTAGGAGCAAATTATGAAATCTTGAAAGGATTAAACCTAACAGCTGACCTTAATTATTTCTCAAACTCTGTGGATGATAATTATGAAAAAATAAAAGGTTATTCTACAACAGATTTAGGGGTAAATTATGCTCATAGAACAGGGTTAGGTGTACAAGCAGGAGTTAAAAATGTATTTGACAAAAAATACTATAAATATAAAAACGGAAATAGTTACATTCCTGAAGCTGAAAGAACATATTATGTTGGTGTAAGTTACAACTTCTAA
- a CDS encoding flavin reductase, producing MGFHEIKIQDFNLNPFTSTGKDWSLVTAGDENGINTMTVTWGMMGYLWRGPVISVYIRPTRYTKKFVDEQNCFSLSFFNGYKKELHVLGLKSGRDVDKIAEVGFNPIFLDGVPAFEEAKLVIVAEKLYIDDIKPENFIDKSIPEKLYTKEDPHIVYTGRVKKIYVKD from the coding sequence ATGGGATTTCACGAAATAAAAATTCAGGATTTTAATTTAAATCCATTCACAAGTACAGGTAAAGACTGGAGTCTTGTCACGGCGGGAGATGAGAATGGGATAAATACAATGACTGTCACGTGGGGAATGATGGGCTATCTTTGGCGAGGTCCTGTTATTTCAGTTTATATAAGACCTACAAGATATACTAAAAAATTTGTAGACGAGCAAAATTGTTTTTCTTTAAGTTTTTTTAATGGTTATAAAAAGGAACTTCACGTACTTGGACTCAAATCAGGAAGAGATGTAGACAAAATTGCAGAAGTTGGATTTAATCCAATATTCTTAGATGGTGTTCCTGCATTTGAAGAAGCAAAATTAGTTATTGTAGCTGAAAAATTATATATAGATGATATAAAACCTGAAAACTTCATAGATAAGAGCATACCTGAAAAACTATACACAAAGGAAGATCCTCATATAGTTTATACAGGAAGAGTAAAGAAAATATACGTAAAAGACTGA